The proteins below come from a single Candidatus Binataceae bacterium genomic window:
- the thrC gene encoding threonine synthase, producing the protein MAQGSLAIGVTRLTRWPGIIEHYRRFLPISEQTPVVTLNEGNTPLIEAPELAARLGRELKLYLKFEGLNPTGSFKDRGMTLAMSKALGEGARAVICASTGNTAASAAAYAGRAGLKAFVLIPKGATALGKLSQSVMHGARVVEVIGNFDICLKMVRDLAEREPVRIRLVNSINPDRIAGQKTAAFEICDQLGEAPDYHFLPVGNAGNITAYWAGYQEYYHHGLARRLPRMMGYQAADSAPIVLGRPIDDPHTVATAIKIGNPASWKQAVAARDESGGLIDLVTDAEILAAYRLIAACGIFAEPASAASLAGAIKYSAAGTLKPGSVIVCTLTGHGLKDPDTALKNLSNTVVVEPDLSRIVKLLEIE; encoded by the coding sequence ATGGCTCAGGGATCTCTCGCAATAGGCGTCACGCGGCTCACTCGCTGGCCTGGAATCATTGAACATTACCGGCGCTTTCTGCCAATCAGCGAACAGACTCCGGTGGTCACGCTGAACGAGGGCAATACCCCCCTGATCGAGGCCCCGGAGCTGGCCGCGCGGCTGGGCCGCGAGCTTAAGCTTTACCTGAAATTCGAGGGACTCAATCCCACCGGTTCCTTCAAGGACCGGGGCATGACGCTGGCGATGAGCAAGGCACTGGGCGAGGGGGCGCGCGCCGTGATCTGTGCTTCCACCGGCAACACCGCGGCCTCCGCCGCGGCCTATGCGGGACGGGCCGGCCTTAAGGCTTTCGTCCTGATTCCGAAAGGTGCCACCGCGCTGGGCAAGCTGTCGCAGAGTGTGATGCACGGGGCGCGGGTGGTCGAGGTTATTGGAAACTTCGACATTTGCTTGAAGATGGTGCGTGACTTGGCCGAACGCGAGCCGGTGCGCATCCGCCTGGTCAATAGCATCAACCCCGACCGCATCGCCGGGCAGAAGACCGCGGCCTTCGAGATCTGCGATCAGCTCGGCGAGGCTCCCGACTATCATTTCCTGCCGGTAGGCAATGCCGGCAATATCACGGCCTACTGGGCGGGCTATCAAGAGTACTACCATCACGGCTTGGCTCGGCGGCTGCCGCGCATGATGGGGTATCAGGCGGCCGACTCGGCCCCGATCGTGCTCGGCCGACCCATCGACGATCCTCATACCGTTGCCACCGCCATCAAGATCGGCAATCCGGCCAGTTGGAAGCAGGCAGTAGCGGCGCGGGATGAGTCGGGCGGCCTTATCGACCTGGTGACCGATGCCGAGATCTTGGCGGCCTATCGCCTGATCGCGGCCTGTGGAATCTTCGCCGAACCCGCCTCGGCCGCCTCATTGGCGGGTGCGATCAAATACAGCGCGGCGGGCACCCTCAAGCCGGGCTCGGTGATCGTATGCACTCTGACCGGTCACGGACTGAAAGATCCCGACACCGCGCTTAAAAATCTCAGCAACACGGTGGTGGTGGAACCGGATTTGAGCCGGATCGTTAAGCTGCTGGAGATCGAGTGA